The Etheostoma cragini isolate CJK2018 chromosome 5, CSU_Ecrag_1.0, whole genome shotgun sequence genome contains a region encoding:
- the LOC117945315 gene encoding uncharacterized protein LOC117945315 isoform X2, producing the protein MAEQHLETTHHPHVQARHKEATCSLSHCDETTNSATTSSTFPRGAVAEIKMPQQSLGYLLHHPLNQPTTNPTKPLVTQMQPPMLPPPPLPNFQSVDLHTQLPLTSDPLVISDSETPITHKQTSVVTSKGLSSTLQYLLIESQSHLTLTSSRTKLQSSNQVSDELLIESHTQVSNVRAVSLASQFKEPFTETSKPSVVGPIGFLKLDLYSITQSSASQAESHQTPIDQLVTKSQFYQSYYEPTTSQISQTKLEHQVQRLHQKTHLQLSPTISEITKTDPPQSFTQSLFPKFHHEQTKITHDLPFTHPPPSPFTKPQQSQTYSQPFPAKPTLTKSSTPTQHPLLHSQPPLPQTETFPVQHKDPLQIQPSISTIHQTSDHSTLNPEILVVHQVNVSDQIQLNTSQQGDPVQSNKSSNDTELTEGLKRNTSQSPMTSNDPRVTQQSPSWLPVLEKHDIPIVVGVGVSLAFIFITVTFYSVVQKNELATTSRAVQRNLGVPIRHTEHRAAGRTYENRAFEDDDCVAVIEQSPNTSDTRARPPGPSLVTVQMEPTFEDLQEDTQPALDDHLVTIETYPEPILDTKVEPSLEEEKGCSLSHPSIQLQCAEDWTSNRGDNSSQCQDALPPPSSLPSRSPSPSPPSTREEGLRSSLTLQSAEACVAPIHHSLTISHGNPPRLLSHHVSLGLTTVAVDVHFYPATTASTAVGTSTHINSVSNCTSVTAPVFSPPLVNSQENDQLAARVHQCK; encoded by the exons ATGGCTGAGCAACACCTTGAGACAACACATCATCCACATGTCCAGGCGCGGCATAAGGAGGCCACAT GCTCCTTATCACACTGTGATGAAACAACTAACAGTGCTACCACATCGTCTACATTTCCAAGAGGAGCAGTGGCTGAGATAAAGATGCCACAACAATCACTTGGCTATCTTTTACACCATCCCCTGAATCAGCCAACAACCAATCCAACTAAGCCATTAGTCACACAGATGCAGCCTCCTATGttaccacctcctcctctcccaaACTTCCAGTCAGTAGATCTCCACACCCAACTACCACTGACTAGTGATCCTCTTGTGATTTCAGATAGTGAAACaccaataacacacaaacagacatcaGTTGTTACCAGCAAAGGTTTGAGTTCAACCCTTCAATATCTACTCATTGAAAGTCAATCCCATTTGACATTAACATCATCACGTACAAAATTGCAGTCTTCAAATCAAGTCAGTGATGAATTGTTGATAGAGTCTCATACTCAGGTTTCTAACGTCCGTGCAGTGTCTTTAGCCAGTCAATTTAAAGAACCCTTCACTGAGACGTCCAAGCCTTCAGTGGTTGGACCTATTGGCTTTCTCAAGTTGGATTTGTATTCAATTACCCAGTCTTCAGCATCACAAGCTGAATCACACCAAACTCCAATTGATCAACTGGTTACAAAAAGTCAATTTTACCAATCCTACTATGAGCCAACCACATCCCAGATTTCTCAAACCAAACTCGAGCATCAAGTTCAACGTCTCCACCAGAAAACTCATCTGCAGCTTTCACCAACCATCTCGGAAATAACTAAAACTGATCCTCCACAATCATTTACTCAAAGTCTTTTTCCAAAGTTCCATCATGAGcaaacaaaaatcacacatgATTTACCTTTCACACATCCTCCACCTTCTCCATTCACGAAGCCTCAACAATCCCAAACTTACAGTCAACCTTTCCCTGCAAAACCAACTTTAACCAAATCTTCAACTCCAACACAACATCCACTGCTCCACTCACAACCTCCCCTAccacagacagaaacatttcCGGTCCAACACAAAGACCCTCTTCAAATCCAGCCTTCAATCTCAACCATTCATCAGACATCCGATCATTCAACGCTAAACCCTGAGATTCTTGTTGTCCATCAGGTCAATGTGTCTGATCAGATACAGCTAAATACTAGCCAGCAAGGTGACCCAGTTCAGTCAAATAAATCATCAAATGACACAGAGCTTACAGAAGGGCTGAAGAGGAACACCTCCCAATCCCCTATGACCAGCAATGATCCCAG AGTAACGCAGCAGTCTCCATCATGGTTGCCTGTGCTGGAGAAACATGACATTCCCATCGTGGTGGGAGTGGGCGTATCTCTGgccttcatcttcatcactgtaACCTTCTATTCAGTGGTCCAGAAGAACGAACTTGCAACAACAAGCCGAGCAG TTCAGAGGAATCTAGGGGTCCCCATACGACACACTGAACATCGAGCTGCAGGACGTACATACGAAAACAG AGCTTTTGAAGACGATGACTGTGTGGCCGTGATTGAGCAGAGCCCCAACACATCAGACACCCGAGCCCGACCTCCAGGACCAAGCCTGGTCACGGTGCAGATGGAGCCGACATTTGAGGATCTTCAGGAGGACACACAGCCTGCTCTAGACGATCACTTAGTCACTATAGAGACTTATCCTGAGCCCATTCTTGACACAAAG GTTGAACCCTctctggaggaggagaagggctGCAGCTTGTCGCATCCGAGCATCCAGCTGCAGTGTGCTGAGGATTGGACCAGTAACCGAGGAGACAACTCTAGCCAATGCCAGGATGCCTTGCCTCCCCCATCATCCTTACCCTCCCGTTCACCTTCCCCCTCTCCACCATCAACACGTGAGGAGGGCCTCCGCTCCTCGTTAACCCTGCAAAGTGCTGAGGCATGTGTAGCACCCATCCACCACAGCCTCACCATCTCACATGGAAACCCTCCCCGGCTCCTTTCTCACCATGTCTCCTTGGGCCTTACTACAGTAGCAGTGGATGTCCACTTTTACCCAGCAACCACTGCTTCAACGGCAGTAGGCACTAGCACTCATATCAATTCCGTCTCTAATTGCACTTCAGTGACGGCACCTGTGTTCAGTCCCCCATTGGTTAATAGTCAGGAGAATGACCAATTAGCTGCCAGAGTTCATCAGTGTAAGTAA
- the LOC117945315 gene encoding uncharacterized protein LOC117945315 isoform X1, which yields MAEQHLETTHHPHVQARHKEATCSLSHCDETTNSATTSSTFPRGAVAEIKMPQQSLGYLLHHPLNQPTTNPTKPLVTQMQPPMLPPPPLPNFQSVDLHTQLPLTSDPLVISDSETPITHKQTSVVTSKGLSSTLQYLLIESQSHLTLTSSRTKLQSSNQVSDELLIESHTQVSNVRAVSLASQFKEPFTETSKPSVVGPIGFLKLDLYSITQSSASQAESHQTPIDQLVTKSQFYQSYYEPTTSQISQTKLEHQVQRLHQKTHLQLSPTISEITKTDPPQSFTQSLFPKFHHEQTKITHDLPFTHPPPSPFTKPQQSQTYSQPFPAKPTLTKSSTPTQHPLLHSQPPLPQTETFPVQHKDPLQIQPSISTIHQTSDHSTLNPEILVVHQVNVSDQIQLNTSQQGDPVQSNKSSNDTELTEGLKRNTSQSPMTSNDPRVTQQSPSWLPVLEKHDIPIVVGVGVSLAFIFITVTFYSVVQKNELATTSRAGQRSSAASIVSTTISHSEHVQRNLGVPIRHTEHRAAGRTYENRAFEDDDCVAVIEQSPNTSDTRARPPGPSLVTVQMEPTFEDLQEDTQPALDDHLVTIETYPEPILDTKVEPSLEEEKGCSLSHPSIQLQCAEDWTSNRGDNSSQCQDALPPPSSLPSRSPSPSPPSTREEGLRSSLTLQSAEACVAPIHHSLTISHGNPPRLLSHHVSLGLTTVAVDVHFYPATTASTAVGTSTHINSVSNCTSVTAPVFSPPLVNSQENDQLAARVHQCK from the exons ATGGCTGAGCAACACCTTGAGACAACACATCATCCACATGTCCAGGCGCGGCATAAGGAGGCCACAT GCTCCTTATCACACTGTGATGAAACAACTAACAGTGCTACCACATCGTCTACATTTCCAAGAGGAGCAGTGGCTGAGATAAAGATGCCACAACAATCACTTGGCTATCTTTTACACCATCCCCTGAATCAGCCAACAACCAATCCAACTAAGCCATTAGTCACACAGATGCAGCCTCCTATGttaccacctcctcctctcccaaACTTCCAGTCAGTAGATCTCCACACCCAACTACCACTGACTAGTGATCCTCTTGTGATTTCAGATAGTGAAACaccaataacacacaaacagacatcaGTTGTTACCAGCAAAGGTTTGAGTTCAACCCTTCAATATCTACTCATTGAAAGTCAATCCCATTTGACATTAACATCATCACGTACAAAATTGCAGTCTTCAAATCAAGTCAGTGATGAATTGTTGATAGAGTCTCATACTCAGGTTTCTAACGTCCGTGCAGTGTCTTTAGCCAGTCAATTTAAAGAACCCTTCACTGAGACGTCCAAGCCTTCAGTGGTTGGACCTATTGGCTTTCTCAAGTTGGATTTGTATTCAATTACCCAGTCTTCAGCATCACAAGCTGAATCACACCAAACTCCAATTGATCAACTGGTTACAAAAAGTCAATTTTACCAATCCTACTATGAGCCAACCACATCCCAGATTTCTCAAACCAAACTCGAGCATCAAGTTCAACGTCTCCACCAGAAAACTCATCTGCAGCTTTCACCAACCATCTCGGAAATAACTAAAACTGATCCTCCACAATCATTTACTCAAAGTCTTTTTCCAAAGTTCCATCATGAGcaaacaaaaatcacacatgATTTACCTTTCACACATCCTCCACCTTCTCCATTCACGAAGCCTCAACAATCCCAAACTTACAGTCAACCTTTCCCTGCAAAACCAACTTTAACCAAATCTTCAACTCCAACACAACATCCACTGCTCCACTCACAACCTCCCCTAccacagacagaaacatttcCGGTCCAACACAAAGACCCTCTTCAAATCCAGCCTTCAATCTCAACCATTCATCAGACATCCGATCATTCAACGCTAAACCCTGAGATTCTTGTTGTCCATCAGGTCAATGTGTCTGATCAGATACAGCTAAATACTAGCCAGCAAGGTGACCCAGTTCAGTCAAATAAATCATCAAATGACACAGAGCTTACAGAAGGGCTGAAGAGGAACACCTCCCAATCCCCTATGACCAGCAATGATCCCAG AGTAACGCAGCAGTCTCCATCATGGTTGCCTGTGCTGGAGAAACATGACATTCCCATCGTGGTGGGAGTGGGCGTATCTCTGgccttcatcttcatcactgtaACCTTCTATTCAGTGGTCCAGAAGAACGAACTTGCAACAACAAGCCGAGCAGGTCAGAGATCCTCAGCCGCATCAATTGTCAGCACAACTATTTCACATTCTGAGCATG TTCAGAGGAATCTAGGGGTCCCCATACGACACACTGAACATCGAGCTGCAGGACGTACATACGAAAACAG AGCTTTTGAAGACGATGACTGTGTGGCCGTGATTGAGCAGAGCCCCAACACATCAGACACCCGAGCCCGACCTCCAGGACCAAGCCTGGTCACGGTGCAGATGGAGCCGACATTTGAGGATCTTCAGGAGGACACACAGCCTGCTCTAGACGATCACTTAGTCACTATAGAGACTTATCCTGAGCCCATTCTTGACACAAAG GTTGAACCCTctctggaggaggagaagggctGCAGCTTGTCGCATCCGAGCATCCAGCTGCAGTGTGCTGAGGATTGGACCAGTAACCGAGGAGACAACTCTAGCCAATGCCAGGATGCCTTGCCTCCCCCATCATCCTTACCCTCCCGTTCACCTTCCCCCTCTCCACCATCAACACGTGAGGAGGGCCTCCGCTCCTCGTTAACCCTGCAAAGTGCTGAGGCATGTGTAGCACCCATCCACCACAGCCTCACCATCTCACATGGAAACCCTCCCCGGCTCCTTTCTCACCATGTCTCCTTGGGCCTTACTACAGTAGCAGTGGATGTCCACTTTTACCCAGCAACCACTGCTTCAACGGCAGTAGGCACTAGCACTCATATCAATTCCGTCTCTAATTGCACTTCAGTGACGGCACCTGTGTTCAGTCCCCCATTGGTTAATAGTCAGGAGAATGACCAATTAGCTGCCAGAGTTCATCAGTGTAAGTAA
- the LOC117945315 gene encoding hemicentin-2 isoform X4, translated as MYVCVSIWRLPQMTSHLCILILSCLAVSSQMGLEDVFFSPQDQTVREGEGVFFQCVSGESSPPASISWLKDGTLVTRGRHIQGEYGGGNQKKISGTLHLFNVTLEDDGIYICVTHNPSLNIYKKSNPAKLTVQGVPRRLQIIQGPNNITVAIGTEVSMHCAVHGFPVPMVHWFKDGCLLSNCSASFSLQNNGQLLTFRNVTKEDEGSYHCEAFNQKESIKSQPAFLHLAEMDWSFIQQPVNLTVMRGENVTVTCRPPYSRPAAQVSWFKNNQLLTQSVHETVLPNGDLFFHSVEEYDSGSYFCRASNIHLQRFLTSRRATLTVLAPPSVKLWPQMLTVHVGARVVLECQVSGHPLPSISWVKRGHSKQTGGKIILGLRNATLYIHSARSYDEGVYACEASNTLGHSHKTAMLRVAVSPIIVTIVGQVSCRIGASAVLPCRAVGIQPITYTWTRGRAETQSLISPTEHRHIDEDGALHISSVQYSDVGEYYCTAENRAGRHQRRSILTVTEH; from the exons atgtatgtctgtgtctctaTCTGGAGGCTCCCACAGATGACCTCCCACCTCTGCATACTCATCCTGTCGTGCTTGGCAGTCTCTTCACAAATGG GTTTGGAGGATGTTTTCTTCAGCCCCCAGGACCAGACAGtcagagaaggagagggagttTTCTTCCAGTGTGTGTCAGGGGAAAGTTCACCTCCAGCGAGCATCAGCTGGCTCAAAGATGGGACACTGGTCACAAGAGGGAGACACATTCAG GGTGAGTATGGAGGGGGTAACCAGAAGAAGATCTCAGGCACTCTGCATCTTTTCAACGTAACATTAGAGGATGATGGGATATACATTTGTGTCACACACAATCCTTCACTGAACATCTACAAGAAGAGCAACCCAGCTAAACTGACTGTGCAGG GGGTCCCTAGAAGGCTGCAGATTATCCAAGGCCCTAACAACATCACTGTTGCTATAGGAACAGAGGTCTCCATGCACTGTGCTGTACATGGTTTCCCTGTTCCCATGGTGCACTGGTTCAAAGACGGCTGCctcctgtccaactgctcggcCTCGTTCAGCCTCCAGAACAATGGACAGCTGCTCACATTCAG GAATGTGACCAAGGAGGATGAGGGCTCGTATCACTGTGAAGCATTCAACCAGAAAGAGTCAATCAAGTCACAGCCAGCCTTCCTTCATCTAGCCG AGATGGACTGGAGTTTCATCCAGCAGCCTGTAAACCTGACAGTGATGAGAGGAGAAAATGTTACAGTCACCTGCCGGCCTCCATACAGCAGACCAGCAGCACAGGTGTCctggtttaaaaacaaccaaCTTCTCACTCAGTCAGTTCATGAGACTGTGCTGCCCAATGGAGACCTCTTCTtccacag TGTCGAGGAGTATGACAGTGGGAGTTACTTCTGCAGGGCCTCCAACATCCACCTTCAAAGATTTCTCACCTCTAGAAGAGCAACCCTGACTGTGCTGG CCCCTCCATCAGTAAAACTGTGGCCCCAAATGTTGACGGTGCATGTGGGTGCTCGGGTGGTGCTGGAGTGTCAGGTATCTGGTCACCCTCTTCCCTCCATCAGCTGGGTGAAGAGAGGCCACTCCAAGCAGACTGGAGGCAAGATCATTTTGGG ACTGAGAAATGCCACTCTCTACATCCACTCAGCCAGGAGCTATGATGAGGGAGTATATGCGTGCGAGGCCTCCAACACTCTGGGCCACAGTCATAAGACAGCAATGCTGAGAGTTGCTG tGAGTCCCATCATAGTGACCATTGTAGGTCAAGTGAGCTGCAGGATCGGGGCTTCAGCGGTCCTGCCCTGCAGGGCTGTAGGGATTCAGCCCATCACATATACCTGGACCAGGGGCAGAGCAGAGACACAGTCCCTCATCAGTCCCACTGAGCACAGACACATTGATG AAGATGGAGCGCTGCATATTTCCAGTGTGCAGTATTCTGACGTAGGGGAATATTACTGTACTGCTGAGAACCGAGCAGGACGACATCAGAGACGTAGCATCCTCACTGTCACAG aACACTGA
- the LOC117945315 gene encoding hemicentin-2 isoform X3, with translation MYVCVSIWRLPQMTSHLCILILSCLAVSSQMGLEDVFFSPQDQTVREGEGVFFQCVSGESSPPASISWLKDGTLVTRGRHIQGEYGGGNQKKISGTLHLFNVTLEDDGIYICVTHNPSLNIYKKSNPAKLTVQGVPRRLQIIQGPNNITVAIGTEVSMHCAVHGFPVPMVHWFKDGCLLSNCSASFSLQNNGQLLTFRNVTKEDEGSYHCEAFNQKESIKSQPAFLHLAEMDWSFIQQPVNLTVMRGENVTVTCRPPYSRPAAQVSWFKNNQLLTQSVHETVLPNGDLFFHSVEEYDSGSYFCRASNIHLQRFLTSRRATLTVLAPPSVKLWPQMLTVHVGARVVLECQVSGHPLPSISWVKRGHSKQTGGKIILGLRNATLYIHSARSYDEGVYACEASNTLGHSHKTAMLRVAVSPIIVTIVGQVSCRIGASAVLPCRAVGIQPITYTWTRGRAETQSLISPTEHRHIDEDGALHISSVQYSDVGEYYCTAENRAGRHQRRSILTVTAEHRPAVRGKQTRLVMSAVSNDVVKNL, from the exons atgtatgtctgtgtctctaTCTGGAGGCTCCCACAGATGACCTCCCACCTCTGCATACTCATCCTGTCGTGCTTGGCAGTCTCTTCACAAATGG GTTTGGAGGATGTTTTCTTCAGCCCCCAGGACCAGACAGtcagagaaggagagggagttTTCTTCCAGTGTGTGTCAGGGGAAAGTTCACCTCCAGCGAGCATCAGCTGGCTCAAAGATGGGACACTGGTCACAAGAGGGAGACACATTCAG GGTGAGTATGGAGGGGGTAACCAGAAGAAGATCTCAGGCACTCTGCATCTTTTCAACGTAACATTAGAGGATGATGGGATATACATTTGTGTCACACACAATCCTTCACTGAACATCTACAAGAAGAGCAACCCAGCTAAACTGACTGTGCAGG GGGTCCCTAGAAGGCTGCAGATTATCCAAGGCCCTAACAACATCACTGTTGCTATAGGAACAGAGGTCTCCATGCACTGTGCTGTACATGGTTTCCCTGTTCCCATGGTGCACTGGTTCAAAGACGGCTGCctcctgtccaactgctcggcCTCGTTCAGCCTCCAGAACAATGGACAGCTGCTCACATTCAG GAATGTGACCAAGGAGGATGAGGGCTCGTATCACTGTGAAGCATTCAACCAGAAAGAGTCAATCAAGTCACAGCCAGCCTTCCTTCATCTAGCCG AGATGGACTGGAGTTTCATCCAGCAGCCTGTAAACCTGACAGTGATGAGAGGAGAAAATGTTACAGTCACCTGCCGGCCTCCATACAGCAGACCAGCAGCACAGGTGTCctggtttaaaaacaaccaaCTTCTCACTCAGTCAGTTCATGAGACTGTGCTGCCCAATGGAGACCTCTTCTtccacag TGTCGAGGAGTATGACAGTGGGAGTTACTTCTGCAGGGCCTCCAACATCCACCTTCAAAGATTTCTCACCTCTAGAAGAGCAACCCTGACTGTGCTGG CCCCTCCATCAGTAAAACTGTGGCCCCAAATGTTGACGGTGCATGTGGGTGCTCGGGTGGTGCTGGAGTGTCAGGTATCTGGTCACCCTCTTCCCTCCATCAGCTGGGTGAAGAGAGGCCACTCCAAGCAGACTGGAGGCAAGATCATTTTGGG ACTGAGAAATGCCACTCTCTACATCCACTCAGCCAGGAGCTATGATGAGGGAGTATATGCGTGCGAGGCCTCCAACACTCTGGGCCACAGTCATAAGACAGCAATGCTGAGAGTTGCTG tGAGTCCCATCATAGTGACCATTGTAGGTCAAGTGAGCTGCAGGATCGGGGCTTCAGCGGTCCTGCCCTGCAGGGCTGTAGGGATTCAGCCCATCACATATACCTGGACCAGGGGCAGAGCAGAGACACAGTCCCTCATCAGTCCCACTGAGCACAGACACATTGATG AAGATGGAGCGCTGCATATTTCCAGTGTGCAGTATTCTGACGTAGGGGAATATTACTGTACTGCTGAGAACCGAGCAGGACGACATCAGAGACGTAGCATCCTCACTGTCACAG CTGAACATCGTCCAGCTGTTAGAGGCAAGCAGACAAGACTGGTTATGTCTGCTGTGAGTAATGACGTTGTAAAAAATCTCTGA